From Scleropages formosus chromosome 1, fSclFor1.1, whole genome shotgun sequence, a single genomic window includes:
- the LOC108937939 gene encoding protein-glutamine gamma-glutamyltransferase K-like, producing the protein MPEEMMLSSSSVGRFPSVSARNGDDNAPKQASGKEHAGGGGCWRWLQKMCPCCCRKQSGSLDMTDTTKPGPVEEVPMLDKPSAEASKLEELTLTVRSVDLLKSKTGVNRREHHTDCYHDDELIVRRGQPFQIALELSRPFKHSTDKLHLELKTGKLPQVSKGTHVIIPLVDELENVCWQSQITEQSGNRVQLLVSSPPNALIGRYQLTVTTGCAKGEATSTHDPASDIYMLFNPWCEGDTVFMDNEDERMEYVLNDTGRIYYGTEKQIGVRTWNFGQFSEGILQACLFILEKSKVQPFGFGDSVNVVRVVSAMINSLDDRGVLEGNWSGDYEEGTSPTAWSGSVDILKKYYAEGGTPVKYGQCWVFSGVTTTVLRCLGIACRSVTNFQSAHDTDVSLTTDVYFDENMEPLDRLNTDSVWNFHVWNDCWMARPDLPPGMGGWQAVDSTPQETSQGTFCCGPASVNAIRTGQVYLKHDTPFVFAEVNSDKIYWQRNLDSTFSQIYIEKKAVGHCISTKAVGSDERMDITDLYKYPEDTEEERIAVETASRYGSRPETYSSPAAEDVQIEVVMEGEGPRMGADAQLKIVLRNQSRHPRRATLHSQVAVMYYTGVLKGTIKREKLPVELMPSEVKTIEWVLPYDQYQDQLVDQAALMLTLSGRVSETQQVLATQHNFRLRTPDLTITPVGEAVVGKEMAAKISFTNPLPRTLKSVLFRVEGLGLQNVREIAVGDVGSHCSVTLTEHFVPTLPGPRKLVASLDCRQLTQVHGVADILVKEK; encoded by the exons ATGCCAGAGGAAATGATGCTCAGCAGCTCCTCGGTGGGACGGTTTCCCTCTGTTTCCGCCAGAAATGGAGACGATAACGCTCCCAAGCAAGCCTCGGGGAAGGAGCAtgcggggggcgggggctgTTGGCGCTGGCTCCAGAAGATGTGCCCCTGCTGCTGCCGCAAGCAGAGCGGGTCCCTGGACATGACTGACACTACCAAACCGGGCCCCGTGGAGGAGGTCCCTATGTTAGACAAGCCGAGCGCTGAGGCCAGCAAACTGGAAG AACTGACGCTGACGGTCCGCTCCGTGGACCTCTTGAAATCAAAAACGGGTGTGAACCGGCGTGAGCATCACACCGACTGTTATCACGACGATGAGCTCATAGTGAGGAGGGGCCAGCCGTTTCAGATAGCCCTTGAGCTTTCACGACCTTTCAAACACAGCACCGACAAACTGCACCTGGAACTCAAGACAG GTAAACTCCCTCAGGTGTCCAAAGGCACGCATGTCATCATCCCACTGGTGGACGAACTGGAAAATGTCTGCTGGCAGTCCCAGATCACTGAGCAGAGCGGTAACAGAGTCCAGCTGTTGGTCAGTTCTCCACCAAATGCTCTGATTGGGCGCTATCAGCTCACAGTGACCACCGGCTGTGCAAAGGGTGAGGCCACCTCGACGCATGACCCGGCCAGTGACATCTACATGCTGTTCAACCCATGGTGTGAAG GTGACACAGTGTTTATGGACAATGAAGACGAGAGGATGGAGTATGTGCTGAATGACACTGGAAGGATCTACTACGGCACAGAGAAACAGATTGGCGTACGCACCTGGAACTTTGGACAG TTCAGTGAAGGAATCCTACAAGCTTGTCTGTTTATCTTGGAGAAGAGTAAAGTGCAGCCATTTGGCTTTGGAGACTCGGTCAATGTGGTGCGGGTCGTATCTGCCATG ATCAATTCTCTCGATGACCGAGGGGTCCTTGAAGGGAACTGGTCTGGCGACTATGAAGAAGGGACTTCACCAACGGCATGGAGCGGTAGCGTGGATATCCTGAAAAAGTACTACGCGGAGGGTGGGACACCTGTCAAATACGGACAGTGCTGGGTCTTCTCCGGGGTCACCACTACGG TGCTACGGTGTCTAGGCATCGCTTGTCGCAGTGTGACAAACTTCCAGTCTGCCCACGACACGGATGTCTCCCTGACAACAGACGTATATTTTGATGAGAATATGGAGCCTCTTGATCGCCTCAACACCGACTCTGTCTG GAACTTTCACGTGTGGAATGACTGCTGGATGGCACGTCCTGATCTGCCCCCAGGCATGGGGGGCTGGCAGGCTGTGGACTCCACCCCCCAGGAGACCAGTCAGGGCACTTTCTGCTGCGGCCCAGCTTCTGTCAACGCTATCCGCACTGGCCAGGTCTATCTCAAGCACGACACGCCCTTTGTGTTCGCAGAG GTGAACAGTGACAAGATCTACTGGCAGAGGAATCTTGATAGCACATTCAGCCAGATCTACATTGAGAAGAAGGCAGTGGGCCACTGCATCAGCACCAAGGCAGTAGGCTCTGATGAACGGATGGACATCACCGACCTCTACAAGTACCCAGAGG ACACAGAGGAAGAACGCATTGCTGTGGAGACCGCCAGCCGATATGGCTCCAGGCCTGAGACGTACTCCTCGCCTGCAGCCGAGGATGTGCAAATTGAAGTTGTAATGGAGGGTGAGGGGCCACGCATGGGGGCCGATGCCCAGCTCAAAATCGTGCTGCGCAATCAGAGCAGGCATCCGCGCCGTGCCACCCTCCACAGCCAGGTGGCAGTGATGTACTACACGGGTGTTCTCAAGGGCACCATCAAGAGGGAGAAGCTTCCAGTTGAACTCATGCCCAGTGAAG TAAAGACCATTGAGTGGGTTCTGCCATATGACCAGTACCAGGACCAACTGGTAGACCAGGCGGCACTTATGCTGACACTATCGGGCCGTGTCAGTGAGACCCAACAAGTTCTGGCTACGCAGCACAACTTCCGACTCCGCACTCCGGATCTCACAATCACG CCTGTAGGGGAGGCTGTGGTTGGGAAGGAGATGGCTGCCAAAATCTCGTTTACCAACCCGCTACCGCGGACACTGAAGTCCGTTTTGTTCCGAGTGGAAGGCCTGGGGCTGCAGAACGTGCGCGAGATTGCTGTGGG GGACGTGGGCAGCCATTGCAGTGTGACCCTGACGGAACACTTTGTCCCTACGCTGCCAGGCCCCAGGAAGCTGGTGGCCTCCCTTGACTGCAGGCAGCTCACGCAGGTTCACGGTGTGGCCGACATCCTGGTCAAGGAGAAGTGA
- the LOC108937822 gene encoding protein ABHD4-like — MEDETDIEAPSSWIRWPSWRPTSASLLKSIEAKILACIQNDLWARYVTLPSQDRIWTLTVANKNSRMQSVSGSQTPLVMVHGFGGGVGLWIQNLDSLCHSRMLHVFDLLGFGRSSRPHFPSDAALAEEQFVRSIEEWRATLGVQHMVLLGHSLGGYLATSYAIQYPERVAHLILVDPWGFPERPKLGSEAETGGQGSAVKRQAPPRWVKAVASVVSLFNPLAVIRAAGPWGPGLVNRFRPDFKSKFEDLFDDTTMTEYIYHCNAQSPSGEVGFRAMSESLGWAKRPMLQRVHLLSPTLPVTLLYGSRSWVDSSSGLHMEDLRPKSYTHTVVIDDASHHVYADQPQEFNRVVQNICSSVD; from the exons ATGGAGGACGAAACTGACATAGA GGCCCCATCCAGCTGGATCCGGTGGCCTTCCTGGAGACCGACGTCCGCGTCCCTCCTGAAGAGCATCGAGGCAAAGATCCTGGCCT GTATTCAGAATGACCTCTGGGCCAGGTATGTGACCTTACCGAGCCAGGACAGGATATGGACCCTCACGGTGGCAAACAAGAACTCCCGCATGCAGTCAGTGTCAG gctCTCAGACACCCCTGGTGATGGTCCATGGCTTTGGAGGTGGGGTCGGTCTTTGGATTCAAAACCTggactctctctgtcactcgcgcATGCTCCACGTGTTCGACCTGCTGGGCTTTGGTCGCAGCTCGCGGCCCCATTTCCCCTCGGACGCGGCCCTGGCTGAAGAGCAGTTTGTGCGCTCCATCGAAGAATGGAGGGCAACCTTGGGTGTGCAGCATATGGTCCTACTGGGCCACAGTCTGGGGGGTTACCTGGCAACATCTTATGCCATCCAGTACCCTGAGAG GGTCGCTCATCTCATCCTGGTGGACCCCTGGGGATTCCCTGAGCGCCCCAAGCTTGGCAGTGAAGCCGAGACAGGGGGTCAAGGGTCAGCAGTGAAGAGGCAGGCCCCTCCCCGATGGGTGAAAGCAGTGGCATCAGTGGTGTCTCTGTTCAACCCTCTGGCAGTCATCCGAGCAGCAGGACCCTGGG GACCAGGGCTGGTGAATAGATTCCGTCCAGATTTCAAAAGCAAGTTTGAGGACCTGTTTGATGACACCACCATGACTGAGTACATCTACCACTGTAATGCCCAGAGCCCAAG TGGAGAAGTGGGCTTCAGGGCCATGTCCGAGTCCTTGGGCTGGGCCAAGAGACCTATGCTGCAAAGAGTTCACCTGCTGTCCCCCACCCTGCCTGTCACCCTGCTGTATGGGTCACgatcctgggtggacagcaGCTCTGGACTTCACATGGAGGATCTGAGACCCAAGAGCTATACTCACACTGTG GTCATAGATGATGCCTCTCATCATGTCTACGCTGATCAGCCACAGGAGTTCAACAGGGTGGTGCAGAATATATGTAGTTCTGTAGACTAA
- the LOC108937910 gene encoding dolichyl-diphosphooligosaccharide--protein glycosyltransferase subunit dad1-like, translating into MSSSVFSVLSKFVAEYRRSTPAKLKVVDAYLLYILLTGALQFFYCVLVGTFPFNSFLSGFISCVGAFVLGVCLRIQINPQNKSEFLSLSPERAFADFLFAHAILHLVVVNFIG; encoded by the exons ATGTCGAGTTCAGTGTTCTCAGTGTTGAGTAAGTTTGTGGCGGAGTACAGGCGCAGCACGCCGGCCAAACTAAAGGTGGTGGACGCGTATCTCCTGTACATTCTGCTCACCGGAGCCCTGCAGTTCTTCTACTGCGTGCTGGTGGGAACCTTCCCCTTCAACAGCTTCTTGTCTGGCTTCATATCTTGCGTCGGAGCCTTCGTCTTGGGCG TCTGTCTGCGGATCCAGATCAATCCCCAGAATAAGAGTGAGTTCCTGTCTTTATCTCCGGAGAGAGCGTTCGCAGACTTCTTGTTCGCCCACGCGATTCTCCATCTTGTGGTCGTCAACTTCATTGGTTGA